Within the Flavobacterium sp. 9R genome, the region TAATTTATCCAAAAAAGGCAATATCGCTTCTTTGTAAGGAATAGTAACGTTCAACCCTTTTAAATCGGGATTGTTTTTGATTAATTCGGTAAAATAATTGATGTCTTGGATGTCAAAATTTTCATAAGTATAGCCCTCAAAAATAGGGTCTTTGAATTTTTCTGTAAAATGACCTTTAGAAAACGAATAGCTAATATTGCGTCCGAGTAATCCAAAACGCATTTTAAGTGAATCAATCATTATTATTTTTTATGTTTTGCAATATAGTTTTGAACCATTTTTCGGTTCCAAACAACTGGGAATAAGTCTTCTATTAAAATATAATTATCAAAATTGAGTCGCAAAGCATTACTTAGGTGCAATTTTCCTTTGGTTTCCTCTTGTATCATTATGTATAAACCAGCTAATCGATATTCGACTTCATTTTCATCAGGGAAAAATTCTGCTGCTTGTAGTAAAGTTTGTATCGCAGTATCAAACTCTCCTAAAAATTGTAAAATATCAACCCAAAACAACCAAGTATCTAATTGATAGTCACCATATTCAACTGCTTTACGGTATCCAAATTCTGCTTCTTCATAGAAGTTCATTTGTTTATTGATAGTGGCATAGCGTTTCCAGTACAAACGATTTTGATTGTCAATTGCCAAAGCTTTATTTACAAAAAACAGCGCTTTTTGGAAGTTTTTTTGACGCATATAAAAATCAGTAATAGCTATCCAACCTTTATCTAAAAGGGGGTCTTCGTGTACTGTTTGGTTAAAGAATTTAAGCGCCAATGCTTTATTACCTAATTTTTCGTGGCATTTTCCAATACGAAGCAAAGCATAGGAAGTAGCGTCGTCTAGTTCTATAGTTCGACTGTAGCTTATGATGGCTTCTTCGTATTGTTTCAAGCGCTCTAAAGCCTTTGCTTTTTCCATAAAAGCACCTAAAAACTCTTCGTCGATTAGGGTAGCATAATCAAAAGCTCGAATGGCATTTTCGTATTCTTTAACGCTATAATGCAAACGGCCTAATTGATGCCATGCAATTTCGCTGTAAGGATTTTTGTCAATGTATTTTATTAAATAAGCTATTGCTTCTTGATTTTGGTCTAAAAATTCAAAGCAATAAACTACATTGTACAAAGCAGATTGGTCTTCGATATCTTCTTCTAAACATTGTATGAAACTTTGTTTGGCTAATTCTAAATTGTCCATAAACAAATACTCCATACCGATTAAGTTGTAAACATCTGCATAATCGTCAGTATATTTTAAAGCGATTTTGAGTTGTTCAACAGCTTTTTCATGCTGGTCTCTTTTGGACCAAATATTGGCTTTTTGGATATATATTTCTTCGTTTGTGGGCTCAATTGCATACAATTCGTTGAGCATTTTTTCGGCAAGGTCTAATTTGTCATCGTACACCAACATTTCAACTTGAACTAGTTTAAGTCCAGTAGATTTTGGATGTTGGTCCAATGCTAGTTTTAAGGCTTTCTTTGCCAAGTTAGCTTTTCCAATATCAAGGTAATGAAGGATAATTTCTTCGAATTCCTCGGAGTCAAAAAAGAACACTTTGTTGGTTTTCAACATCGACTCAAATTTGGATAAAGACAAGCTGTAGTCTTCTTCTTCGTTGCTTAATTGCATACTTAATTTATTTTGAGTTTGCCTAATTTAAAATTAGGTAACCTTAGTGTTAGTGTGAGGTTTTTTTGAAATTGTTGTGAACAATTTAATTAACAAGCCTTTTTTGTTTTCTAGACCTGTTTCGGTATCCATTTGAAGCTATATGTTTTTGCTAAATGCTACTTCATTCATAACCTCAAGAATGATGGCACAACCTTCTCTAATTTCGTCTTCTGAAATAGTTAGCGGAGGTGTTATTCGTATAGCGCAGCCTTCAAAAAGTAACCAAAATAGAATTAATCCTCTGTCTTGACACTTTAAGATTACTTCGTTGGTGATTTCGGCGTGTTCCGTCATTGCCGCAAGCATTAATCCTTTTCCTCTGATTTCTTTTATCAAAGGATGTACCAAAAGACTTCTAAACAGTTTTTCTTTTTCTAAAGCGTCTGTCATAAGATTTGTCTCGGTAATTTCCTGCAAGGTGGCCAAACTAGCTGCCGCAATGACAGGGTGACCTCCAAAGGTGGTGATATGTCCTAATTTTGGATCATGACTCAATAAATCCATCATTTCTGGTGCTGCTGTAAATGCGCCAACAGGCATTCCTCCGCCCATACCTTTTCCCATAACTACAATATCAGGAACTACGTCGTAGTTTTGAAAGCCAAATAATTTGCCTGTTCTTCCAAATCCAGGTTGAATTTCATCAACAATCATCATGGCACCAACTTCTGTGCAACGTTGTCTTACTTTTTTTAGAAAATCATTTTCTGGTTGAATAAAACCAGCACCACCTTGAATGGTTTCAAGGATGATTCCTGCAGTTTTAGTAGTTATTTTTTCTAAATCGGCTTCGTTATTGAAGGTAATAAAATCCACATCTGGAATTAAAGGACGAAATACTTGCTTTCTTTCTTCGAAACCCATAACACTCATTGAGCCCATAGTGTTTCCGTGATAGGCATTGTGGCATGAGATTAATTGGCTTCTGCCGGTGGTTCTTCTTGCTAATTTTAAGGCACCTTCAATAGCTTCTGTACCAGAATTGACTAAATAGGTTTTCTTTAACGGTTCAGGTAATTGTTCAGCTAATAGTTTACAAAAAGCAACAGAAGGACTTTGAGAATACTCGCCATAAACCATAACATGCGAATATTTATCTAATTGATTTTTGATTGCATCGTTCACTCGCTTGTTTTGATGTCCCAAAGTACAAGCGGATACGCCAGCTACAAAATCTAAATATTTCTTATTATTTGTATCGTAAATGTAGGAGCCAATGGCATGCGAAACTTCCATTCCTAATGGGTAAGGTGAAGTCTGTGCTTGGTATTTGATGAAATCTGTATTCATTTTAATTCTAAGTTATTGCAATAAAGAGGATAAAATCTCTTTATTATTGATGTTTTTTGAATACTTAAATCTGCCTCAGCTATTTTTTTGTCTTTGCTGTAGGTTTCTTCTTGTCGTAATTCAATGTTTCTTTCCGGGGTTTTATAGGAACACCCGCTCGATCATTTGCTATCTTGGTTTGCTTAATGATTTTTTCATTATCGATGTTTTCTTCGGGAGGAAAAATGTCATCTTTGGATTTTATTCTTTCGTCTCCTCGCCAGACGAGCCCTTTTAGTTTTCTGCCATTTTCTGGAAGATCTTTTTCTGGAAAAATATCGCCATCTACATCTTTAAAGAAAGTGATGGTTTCAATGGCATTTTTATCAAAAATAATATTGATTTTACTACTCTTGTTTTTGTTGATTCCTATGAGTTCTTTGTCGTCATTCCGCATATAGTAAATGACTTCTGTGTTTTTTATAATATCGATATCGTGGAGTTTCCCATCTTTAAATTTCCCAAACAAATCCTGACCCTTTACTTGATTGAAACCAGTACCCAAGGTGTCTTTCGAGACAATAAACGTGTTATTGAGGACTTTTAAGGAATCTAATTTTTCTGTTTTTGAATCTCCAATTAAATGCATTATGTCGCCAGTAATTTGATTTTCTGCATTCCATAAAATCGGATTACCAATGAGTTTTGTCAATGCTATTTTGGTGCTAGAATGGATAGAATCGCATTTCCCGCTCATATCCGTTTTGTAAAAACGAACATTGTTGAAAGCTCTAATGATTCTATTGCCTTCTTTTCCTGTGACCATTAATTTTTTTCCGTGAATATAGACAGAGTCATTTTCTACAAAGTTAACCGCTACGGCACGTTTGGTCACAAACATAGAATCTTGCTTTTTGTAAACTTCTGCATAATGCCCTTTTACGATACCTCGATTGATAGAATCAGTTATTTTTACATTTCGCGTTGCGGATGCAAATTCTTTATTTCGGTCATAATATAAACTGTCTCCCCTGATTAATCGGTCGTCGTATTTGATATAGGATTTATTTAAAAAATGCGCTAAATTTTTCTTAGTGTCGTAAAATCCTTTTTCAGTGTAAATATAGTTGGCTTTGCTGGTAATAGTCGATGGACCCAGTAAATAGGAATGCCCAGAGTTACTATAATAATCCAAATGATTGGATTTGATAACATAAGTTGGGTTCGTAATTGTGACTGCCGTCAAGAATTGAAACTTCTTTTGTGTTACATAATACCTTCCAGATTTACTTTTGAGTGTGTTTTCTTTGTTGACAATCGTTCCGTTAGTATTATAAAATACTTCTTGTGTGTTGCGATCAAAATTAATGGTATCGGTAGCCAAAGTTGCGTCTGGTGAACTCATAACAGCATTTCCAGTTGCGAACGCTTTTTTTGCGTTGCCGCTATATTCCGCATATTTACTATTTAAGAAAAGTGTGTCTCCTTGAACCAACTGTACATTTCCAAAGGCTTTAATGTAATTTTCTTTTTCAAAGTAGTAGGCTTTGTTACAAGTCATAACTACACCATCATGAATCATTCGAACATTTCCTGTGAGTAAAGCTGCATCTGGAGCTTCAATTTGGTTAACAGCAAAAAAATCTGAATGTTCTACAACAATTTTTTTTGGAGCCTGAGCCAAGAGGTGAGGAGTAATGCTAATTATCAAACAAAAACGGATAATAAATACTAGTTTCTTCAATGGGAAAAATTTTTGTCAAATTTATAAAAAACCAATGGAGTATAGGTTTATTATGATTTATTTGTGTTTGTTAAAATTACTGTTAAAAACACCATCTTATTATACTTTAAATTACTAACATTTTTGTTTACTCTCACGTTGTAGTAGTATGAATTCAAGAAGGGTATTTCACAAGGATGTATTAAAATGGCATATTTTCAGGTCTTTTTTTGTAAATTTATAAATTCGAATAGTTATTTCTTCGTTTTTCATAATTATGAAGAAATAGTAAAATTTATCTATCATGATTAAAAAAATAGCCTTAATTTTCTTTGCAACTGCTCTATTGCTAGCAACAGGATGCAAAACAAAAGATGTAAAAATGAATTCAGAAAAAAAAGCAACTACAACGGAACACAAAAAGGTGGTGTATCAGGTATTTACTCGTTTATTTGGGAATACCAATACAACCAATAAACCTTGGGGTACAATTGAAGAAAATGGAGTAGGTAAATTCAATGATTTTACGGATAAAGCCTTGCATGAAATTAAAGATTTAGGAGTAACTCATATATGGTACACAGGAGTGCCACATCATGCTTTGGTTCGAGATTATACTTCTTATGGAATTTCAAATGACGATCCAGATGTAGTAAAGGGTAGAGCGGGATCACCTTATGCAGTTAAGGATTATTATAATGTAAATCCTGATTTGGCAGTCAATCCAGCGAATAGATTAGCCGAGTTTGAAGCATTGGTAGCAAGAACTCACAAAGCAGGAATGAAGGTAATTATTGATATTGTTCCTAACCATATTGCGCGTAAATATGAAGGAAAAAGCAATCCAAAAGGAGTTAAAGATTTTGGTGCCGATGACGATGTTAGCGTTGAATACAAAAGAGATAACAATTTTTATTACATTCCTAATACTCGTTTTGAAGTTCCAGATGCTCCGAAACCACTTAATGGTGAAAATCATCCATTGGCAGATGGAAAATTTGATGAATTTCCAGCAAAATGGACAGGAAACGGCTCAAGAATGGCAAAACCCGATAAGAATGATTGGTACGAAACGGTAAAAGTAAATTACGGTATTCGTCCTGATGGGGGAAAAGATTTTCCTGAACTTCCTGCAGGTTTTGACAAAAAAGATTATAAAGAACATTTTGCTTTTTGGGCAGATAAAAATGTACCAAATTCATGGGTAAAATTCAAGGATATTGCTTTGTATTGGACTGCAAAAGGTGTTGATGGCTTTCGTTACGATATGGCTGAGATGGTGCCTTACGAATTTTGGAGCTATATGAATTCAGCAATAAAAATGGCTAATCCAGATTCTTTTTTAATGGCAGAAGTATACAATCCAAGAGAATACAGAAATTATATTCATTTGGGTAAAATGGACTATTTGTATGACAAAGTTGAAACTTACGATAAATTAAAAGACGTAATTCAAGGTAGATCGTGGTCTGATGAAATTTCGGGAATTCAATATAATATGATGGATATCGAACATCATATGCTTCAT harbors:
- a CDS encoding aspartate aminotransferase family protein, yielding MNTDFIKYQAQTSPYPLGMEVSHAIGSYIYDTNNKKYLDFVAGVSACTLGHQNKRVNDAIKNQLDKYSHVMVYGEYSQSPSVAFCKLLAEQLPEPLKKTYLVNSGTEAIEGALKLARRTTGRSQLISCHNAYHGNTMGSMSVMGFEERKQVFRPLIPDVDFITFNNEADLEKITTKTAGIILETIQGGAGFIQPENDFLKKVRQRCTEVGAMMIVDEIQPGFGRTGKLFGFQNYDVVPDIVVMGKGMGGGMPVGAFTAAPEMMDLLSHDPKLGHITTFGGHPVIAAASLATLQEITETNLMTDALEKEKLFRSLLVHPLIKEIRGKGLMLAAMTEHAEITNEVILKCQDRGLILFWLLFEGCAIRITPPLTISEDEIREGCAIILEVMNEVAFSKNI
- a CDS encoding alpha-amylase family protein, whose protein sequence is MIKKIALIFFATALLLATGCKTKDVKMNSEKKATTTEHKKVVYQVFTRLFGNTNTTNKPWGTIEENGVGKFNDFTDKALHEIKDLGVTHIWYTGVPHHALVRDYTSYGISNDDPDVVKGRAGSPYAVKDYYNVNPDLAVNPANRLAEFEALVARTHKAGMKVIIDIVPNHIARKYEGKSNPKGVKDFGADDDVSVEYKRDNNFYYIPNTRFEVPDAPKPLNGENHPLADGKFDEFPAKWTGNGSRMAKPDKNDWYETVKVNYGIRPDGGKDFPELPAGFDKKDYKEHFAFWADKNVPNSWVKFKDIALYWTAKGVDGFRYDMAEMVPYEFWSYMNSAIKMANPDSFLMAEVYNPREYRNYIHLGKMDYLYDKVETYDKLKDVIQGRSWSDEISGIQYNMMDIEHHMLHFLDNHDEQRLASPEFAGSGERGKPLMVVSTTLSSSPTMIYFGQEVGEPGKEDAGFGTHSRTSIFDYIGVPHHQRWMNNGKFDGGQLSSSEKELRDFYKRLLSFSLKSSALMGGYQEIQGANRNIVQGYDKDLYTFARWSKEEQLIVVANFSSTIASNYEMRVPADLLEKWNVKDGTYTLVDQLYGKYKTELKVTNGEGRASIAIAPSESFILKLQ
- a CDS encoding OstA-like protein, which produces MKKLVFIIRFCLIISITPHLLAQAPKKIVVEHSDFFAVNQIEAPDAALLTGNVRMIHDGVVMTCNKAYYFEKENYIKAFGNVQLVQGDTLFLNSKYAEYSGNAKKAFATGNAVMSSPDATLATDTINFDRNTQEVFYNTNGTIVNKENTLKSKSGRYYVTQKKFQFLTAVTITNPTYVIKSNHLDYYSNSGHSYLLGPSTITSKANYIYTEKGFYDTKKNLAHFLNKSYIKYDDRLIRGDSLYYDRNKEFASATRNVKITDSINRGIVKGHYAEVYKKQDSMFVTKRAVAVNFVENDSVYIHGKKLMVTGKEGNRIIRAFNNVRFYKTDMSGKCDSIHSSTKIALTKLIGNPILWNAENQITGDIMHLIGDSKTEKLDSLKVLNNTFIVSKDTLGTGFNQVKGQDLFGKFKDGKLHDIDIIKNTEVIYYMRNDDKELIGINKNKSSKINIIFDKNAIETITFFKDVDGDIFPEKDLPENGRKLKGLVWRGDERIKSKDDIFPPEENIDNEKIIKQTKIANDRAGVPIKPRKETLNYDKKKPTAKTKK
- a CDS encoding tetratricopeptide repeat protein, giving the protein MQLSNEEEDYSLSLSKFESMLKTNKVFFFDSEEFEEIILHYLDIGKANLAKKALKLALDQHPKSTGLKLVQVEMLVYDDKLDLAEKMLNELYAIEPTNEEIYIQKANIWSKRDQHEKAVEQLKIALKYTDDYADVYNLIGMEYLFMDNLELAKQSFIQCLEEDIEDQSALYNVVYCFEFLDQNQEAIAYLIKYIDKNPYSEIAWHQLGRLHYSVKEYENAIRAFDYATLIDEEFLGAFMEKAKALERLKQYEEAIISYSRTIELDDATSYALLRIGKCHEKLGNKALALKFFNQTVHEDPLLDKGWIAITDFYMRQKNFQKALFFVNKALAIDNQNRLYWKRYATINKQMNFYEEAEFGYRKAVEYGDYQLDTWLFWVDILQFLGEFDTAIQTLLQAAEFFPDENEVEYRLAGLYIMIQEETKGKLHLSNALRLNFDNYILIEDLFPVVWNRKMVQNYIAKHKK